The following coding sequences lie in one Peribacillus frigoritolerans genomic window:
- the kdpC gene encoding potassium-transporting ATPase subunit KdpC produces MLKNIRLVLVLLIICGMAYPILMTGMAQLMMPAKAEGSLIKNESGEWIGSEMIGQSFEDPGYFHGRVSSIEYDAAGSGTPNFASSNEEFINRTKKDISKFLKENPAIDKADIPSDLMTNSGSGLDPNISPNGAKVQVPRIALERGLSEKTVYLLVEKHTSSRSLGIFGEPRINVLELNIALDELK; encoded by the coding sequence ATGTTGAAAAATATCAGATTGGTTTTGGTGCTTCTAATCATTTGTGGGATGGCATATCCGATTTTGATGACGGGAATGGCACAGTTGATGATGCCCGCAAAAGCAGAGGGCAGTTTAATTAAAAATGAATCTGGTGAATGGATCGGTTCGGAAATGATCGGTCAATCTTTTGAAGATCCTGGGTATTTTCATGGCCGTGTTTCTTCTATTGAGTATGATGCGGCTGGTTCAGGTACGCCGAACTTTGCTTCTTCAAATGAGGAATTCATAAATCGGACAAAAAAAGACATTTCAAAGTTTTTAAAAGAAAACCCTGCTATCGATAAGGCGGATATACCATCTGACTTAATGACGAATTCGGGTTCAGGACTTGATCCCAATATTTCCCCTAATGGTGCGAAGGTACAGGTTCCTCGTATTGCTCTCGAAAGGGGATTATCTGAAAAAACAGTATACCTTCTAGTGGAAAAACATACGAGCAGCCGATCACTCGGAATTTTTGGTGAACCCCGAATTAATGTTTTGGAGTTGAATATCGCATTGGATGAATTGAAATAA
- a CDS encoding S9 family peptidase has protein sequence MITFPKPDVEQFLRTFSIADFAVSPDEKHLVFSTNLSGKYNLWGMDLPNSFPYPLTTIDQSCQALIYDKKSRFIIAGFDQDGNENTQFYGVPLNGGTMKEIVHHENTRNFMPKLSNDSKKLYYTTSRGNASFLNAYCLDLESGQEKLVLEGKDAATYLFGFSPDEETLLYYKHFSNTNTLLYAKQGNEDILLTPPTEKQHTVNDGVFVSDSMIYLLTDYDSDFTYLASYNLETNKFCKVKELENESFTAINYSKENQLLYITSQKGVEDQLYEFNLQNENWRNIPVPCSVINKLEVAASGTLYLFGMGATKPHNIYKNTGDEWVSLTKYTVPGVDSDELVEPDIITYTSFDGLEIESLFFRAKKENDNGEVIFWPHGGPQAAERKSFRASFQFFLNHGYSIFAPNFRGSTGYGLEFTKMVEGDWGNGPRLDNVAGLDWLIDQGYAQKGNILLMGGSFGGYMALLLHGRHADYFKAVVDIFGPSNLFSFINSVPEDWKPIMDQWVGNPEKDKEKLIEYSPITYLESMIKPMLVIQGANDPRVVKEESDQIVQALKDKGRDVDYMLLEDEGHGFSKKENEIAVYQKILSFLKRFTAVTEKV, from the coding sequence ATGATCACTTTTCCAAAACCTGATGTTGAGCAATTTTTACGAACTTTTTCCATTGCTGATTTTGCCGTAAGTCCAGATGAAAAACATCTGGTTTTCAGCACCAATTTGAGCGGCAAGTATAATTTATGGGGAATGGATTTGCCAAACTCCTTTCCTTATCCGCTTACAACCATTGATCAAAGCTGCCAAGCACTGATATATGATAAGAAAAGCCGGTTCATAATTGCTGGATTCGACCAAGACGGTAATGAAAATACCCAGTTTTACGGTGTTCCTTTGAATGGCGGGACAATGAAGGAAATCGTTCATCATGAAAATACACGTAATTTCATGCCGAAATTATCCAATGACAGTAAAAAGCTTTATTACACGACATCCAGAGGAAATGCTTCCTTTCTAAATGCCTATTGTTTAGATTTAGAATCAGGACAGGAAAAGCTGGTATTGGAGGGGAAGGATGCAGCGACCTATTTATTTGGCTTCAGCCCTGATGAAGAAACCTTACTTTACTATAAACACTTTTCCAATACAAATACGCTTCTATATGCAAAACAAGGGAACGAAGATATCCTGCTCACTCCGCCCACTGAGAAACAGCATACAGTGAATGATGGTGTTTTTGTTTCGGATTCGATGATATATTTATTGACTGATTATGATTCGGACTTTACCTATTTGGCTTCATACAACCTTGAAACAAACAAATTCTGTAAAGTTAAAGAATTGGAGAATGAGAGTTTTACTGCCATTAATTATAGTAAAGAGAATCAACTTTTATATATAACCAGTCAAAAGGGTGTAGAGGATCAATTATATGAATTCAATCTGCAAAATGAAAATTGGAGAAACATCCCCGTACCATGCAGCGTCATTAATAAGCTTGAGGTTGCTGCATCAGGCACGCTTTACTTATTTGGCATGGGCGCAACAAAGCCTCATAATATCTATAAAAATACAGGTGATGAGTGGGTATCATTAACTAAATATACTGTTCCTGGCGTCGATTCTGATGAATTGGTTGAACCCGACATCATTACATACACTTCCTTTGATGGCCTGGAGATCGAGTCGTTATTTTTCAGGGCAAAAAAGGAAAATGACAATGGTGAAGTCATTTTTTGGCCTCATGGAGGACCTCAAGCGGCAGAACGGAAGTCCTTCAGAGCTTCATTTCAATTTTTCCTGAATCACGGTTACAGTATTTTTGCGCCAAACTTCCGCGGTTCTACTGGTTATGGCTTGGAATTCACGAAAATGGTAGAGGGAGATTGGGGAAATGGGCCACGACTTGATAATGTAGCCGGCCTTGATTGGCTAATAGACCAAGGATATGCACAAAAAGGTAATATCTTATTGATGGGCGGAAGCTTCGGAGGGTATATGGCACTTCTGCTGCACGGACGACATGCAGATTATTTTAAGGCAGTTGTCGATATTTTCGGTCCATCCAACCTCTTCTCATTTATCAATTCCGTTCCAGAAGACTGGAAGCCAATCATGGATCAGTGGGTAGGAAATCCGGAAAAAGATAAAGAAAAACTAATCGAGTATTCACCTATCACCTATTTAGAATCGATGATAAAGCCAATGCTTGTCATTCAAGGAGCAAACGATCCCCGTGTCGTCAAAGAGGAATCAGATCAAATCGTTCAAGCCTTGAAGGATAAAGGAAGAGATGTCGATTATATGCTTCTAGAAGATGAAGGACATGGATTTTCCAAAAAAGAAAATGAAATTGCCGTCTACCAAAAAATACTTTCATTCTTAAAGCGATTCACAGCAGTAACAGAGAAGGTATAA
- a CDS encoding histidine kinase, whose protein sequence is MSEQFRRKTPDEILESISNIKRGRLKIILGAVSGSGKTYHMLLEGNELKKRGIDVVVGVVNKFCSPGTLKQLGSLELIPTIEWEQNGHIEQDIDLDKIYKRNPEVVLIDRLAHENHINAKNATRLDDVKELINHEISVITTINIYELKGVKKVAEQLLNLSLHVEFTLPEDTLTNADEVRLLDVTPEAILKRLQKGEISEKDEGPLQFYNNGNLATLRELSLRFLAEEVKEDLIEQREQEGLLGPSGATERILVCVQYHWNGSILIRRGDQIAKRLGGEFLIASFIPLSKKLSKEEEIFKSSMQKLVNKLNGSFFEITMTGDEIAEEIVGFSMQHQITRIILGQSKKPVWEEVVNGSIVNKIMRKSKSIDVYIMADRVKAFGERIIPAIKTEKKKKNPYRRLSPNEMHDKVERVKKGTFKIYLGAAPGVGKTYTMLREANQLKENEIDVVIGLLETHGRKETIAQVGNLEILPKKLSRYKNVLLEEMDLDTIIIRNPEVVLIDELAHTNVPGNKNQKRYQDVMTILDAGISVISTMNIQHIESLKDSVKQITGVSVRETVPDNILQLSDELELIDISPNALRKRMEEGNIYAMDKVEQSLGHFFKTKNLIALRELALRELADDVDDRLESMKRKEGVRGPWRKDEVIFVCVNLREDSDRLIRRGFRIAYRLKAEWYVIFVKHQYEMQSDEKLILDKLVSLTHRLGGIFEIYTTRDRRSVFKEIKKQLQTKKATQVILGQSARTRWQEIMGGSIVARLLREVRHLDVLIVAD, encoded by the coding sequence ATGTCGGAACAATTTCGAAGGAAAACACCAGATGAAATTCTAGAGTCGATTTCCAATATCAAAAGGGGAAGGCTCAAAATTATACTTGGTGCGGTAAGCGGTTCAGGCAAGACCTACCATATGCTGCTTGAAGGAAATGAATTAAAGAAACGTGGGATTGATGTAGTTGTCGGTGTGGTCAACAAGTTCTGTAGTCCTGGAACACTTAAACAATTAGGCAGTCTTGAACTTATTCCCACTATAGAATGGGAGCAAAATGGACACATAGAACAGGATATTGATTTAGATAAGATTTATAAACGGAATCCCGAAGTTGTTTTAATTGATCGATTGGCACATGAAAACCATATAAATGCAAAAAACGCCACCCGTTTGGATGATGTTAAGGAACTGATTAATCATGAAATCAGTGTCATTACGACCATAAATATTTATGAGTTGAAAGGAGTGAAGAAAGTCGCAGAGCAATTACTGAATCTTTCACTTCACGTAGAGTTTACGCTTCCAGAAGATACATTGACAAATGCTGATGAAGTACGTTTATTGGACGTCACACCTGAAGCCATATTAAAACGTCTGCAAAAAGGGGAAATAAGTGAAAAAGACGAAGGTCCATTACAGTTTTACAACAATGGTAATCTAGCCACTCTTAGGGAATTGTCACTTCGGTTTTTAGCGGAAGAAGTGAAAGAGGACCTGATTGAACAAAGGGAACAAGAAGGGCTATTGGGGCCTTCTGGTGCTACGGAACGAATATTGGTCTGTGTACAATATCATTGGAATGGCTCCATATTAATAAGAAGAGGAGATCAAATTGCCAAGCGGTTGGGCGGTGAATTTTTAATCGCCAGCTTTATCCCACTATCAAAAAAACTATCAAAAGAGGAAGAAATCTTTAAAAGCTCCATGCAAAAACTGGTCAATAAATTAAATGGGAGTTTTTTTGAGATTACAATGACTGGAGACGAAATAGCAGAAGAAATAGTCGGATTTTCCATGCAGCATCAAATAACACGAATTATCTTGGGTCAATCAAAAAAGCCAGTGTGGGAAGAAGTGGTCAACGGTTCAATAGTCAATAAAATAATGAGAAAGTCAAAAAGCATCGATGTATATATTATGGCAGACCGTGTAAAAGCATTTGGCGAGAGGATCATCCCCGCAATCAAGACGGAAAAAAAGAAGAAAAATCCTTATCGCAGACTCTCCCCTAATGAAATGCACGATAAAGTGGAACGGGTGAAAAAAGGGACATTTAAGATTTATCTCGGAGCTGCTCCTGGTGTTGGTAAAACCTATACAATGCTAAGGGAAGCAAATCAATTGAAGGAAAACGAAATTGATGTAGTGATTGGACTATTGGAGACCCACGGTCGAAAAGAGACAATTGCCCAAGTGGGAAATTTGGAAATCCTGCCTAAAAAACTAAGTCGATATAAAAACGTATTATTGGAGGAAATGGATCTAGATACCATTATCATTCGGAATCCTGAAGTGGTCTTAATAGATGAATTAGCACATACGAACGTACCGGGTAACAAAAATCAAAAAAGATATCAAGATGTAATGACCATTTTGGACGCTGGAATATCGGTTATTTCCACGATGAATATTCAACATATAGAAAGCTTGAAAGATAGTGTAAAGCAAATTACAGGTGTTTCTGTAAGAGAAACAGTACCTGACAACATTCTCCAATTATCGGATGAACTTGAGTTGATCGATATTTCACCAAATGCGCTTAGAAAAAGGATGGAGGAAGGTAATATATATGCCATGGATAAAGTGGAACAGTCCCTTGGCCATTTCTTCAAGACAAAGAATCTTATAGCGTTGAGAGAACTTGCGCTCCGTGAATTGGCGGATGATGTGGATGACAGATTAGAATCAATGAAACGTAAGGAAGGAGTAAGGGGGCCATGGAGAAAAGATGAAGTGATATTTGTCTGTGTCAATCTTAGAGAGGATTCTGATCGTTTAATCAGAAGGGGGTTCCGTATAGCCTACCGACTTAAAGCGGAGTGGTATGTTATTTTCGTCAAACATCAATATGAAATGCAATCTGATGAAAAGTTGATACTTGATAAACTGGTAAGCCTTACACATCGCTTAGGAGGCATTTTTGAAATATATACAACCAGGGATAGACGATCTGTGTTCAAGGAGATCAAGAAACAATTACAGACAAAAAAAGCAACACAAGTCATTTTAGGACAATCAGCAAGAACGAGATGGCAAGAAATTATGGGTGGATCTATTGTAGCTCGTCTTCTACGAGAAGTCAGACATCTTGATGTTTTGATCGTAGCTGATTAA